The sequence TGGAACAATGCGACTCAGGGGCTGGATAATGTTTATCGTCTTGCCTCCAAACCAAGAACTTATGGTGTCTCATTCGCCTATAATTTCTAACCGCTAAGTAGTAAGCTCTTATAACCCCGATCAATTAACGTTGGTCGGGGTTTTTTCAGATAAGGGTGTTGATTTGACGAAATCCATAAATATAGCGATTGCCTTGATATTGGTTTATCTGGTTTGGGGTACGAGCTACCTGGCTATTCGAGTTGCTGTTCAAGAGATTCCGCCTTTCCTGTTTTGTAGTATCCGTTTGTTAATCGCCGCGCCATTGATGTTGGCGTTCGCATTTTGGCGTGGTGAAAAGTTACCGGCTTCCAGGAAAGAGTGGTTATTCATTTGTGGCACCGCCGTGATTATGCAGGTGTTTTCTAGTGGTTTTACAGCTTGGGGGCAGCAATGGGTGCCATCGGGTGAGACGGCCTTGATTATGAGTAGCTCGGCGCTGTGGATTGCCTGGTTCGGTTCGTTTGGTTCGGCTGGCGATCGGGTTAGTAAACTGACTTGGGCAAGTATTCTCCTTGGTCTTGCCGGGCTGGTTCTGTTGATGAGTTTCGGTCTGGCGGAGCAGGAAATCCCTTTCTACGGTTACGGAGCTATTTTGATTGCTGCTTTTTGCTGGTCGGCAGGCTCTATGGTGTTGCGTCGATACACAATTAACACACAATCGATTATGACAGCAGCGCTTCATATTATGGTTGGGGCTGTGCTTATGGGGGTGATTAGTTATGCTTTTGAACGTCCCGAAGAGCCTCAATGGAGCTCGCAGTCGATAACGGCATTGTTTTATTTGGCGTTTTTCAATTCATTTCTCGCATACGCAGCCTATTACTGGCTGATTCATGCAACACGTCCGGTTATCCTGGGTACTTTTGCATATGTTACACCTGCAATAGCCATTATGTGTGGGGTTTTGTTGCTCGGTGAAGTCTTGTCCGCCGAGCAGCTGTTTGGCTCTGCTCTGATTCTGGCTTCTGTATTTCTGCTGGTTTACTTTTCTCGGCGCTAGCTGTCCGATAACCCTTTATAGCAGCACAACTATCTAAGTAAGTTGCACCATTCGAACAAATGGTTCTATAAAATCAGTTGAAAAATGAACACAATGTTCATTATAATTTGACACTTATTCTAAATATAATCGGAAGTCTTCATGGCATCCAATGTTTCAAAAGCAATCAAGGGGTCAAAAAATGCATAGCACTAGTCCGAATATAATCTGGTTTAAAGATGAGCTGGCAACTGAATTGCCGACTGTTGGTGGTAAAGGCGCTAACCTGGGTCGCTTGACCGCGGCCGGTTTTGATGTGCCTCCCGGGTTTGTTGTGGGTACGGCAGCTTATGTCAGCCATATGGAAAACCTGCGTGAAATGATTTCCAACGAGTTGGCCACCGTTAATTATGATGACGCTGTTCAGCTGGACCAGTGCATGGAAAAAATTCGTGACTGGATTACCGAAGCGGAAGTTCCAGCATCGGTCGCCCGAGATATTGCTAACGCTTATGAGAAAATGGGCAGTGATCTTTATGTTGCTGTTCGATCTTCCGGTA is a genomic window of Pseudomonadales bacterium containing:
- a CDS encoding EamA family transporter; the protein is MTKSINIAIALILVYLVWGTSYLAIRVAVQEIPPFLFCSIRLLIAAPLMLAFAFWRGEKLPASRKEWLFICGTAVIMQVFSSGFTAWGQQWVPSGETALIMSSSALWIAWFGSFGSAGDRVSKLTWASILLGLAGLVLLMSFGLAEQEIPFYGYGAILIAAFCWSAGSMVLRRYTINTQSIMTAALHIMVGAVLMGVISYAFERPEEPQWSSQSITALFYLAFFNSFLAYAAYYWLIHATRPVILGTFAYVTPAIAIMCGVLLLGEVLSAEQLFGSALILASVFLLVYFSRR